The Drosophila sechellia strain sech25 chromosome 2R, ASM438219v1, whole genome shotgun sequence nucleotide sequence GTGAACGTTAGTACACAAGTGCTGGGAAAAAGGGCAATCTGCTTAGTGGGGAATTTGGCTCATCTTCGGGCTCATTTTAATTGGCCAACCACACGATAAACACATTAAAAAACGAAGTACCCCTTTTACATATGATACTAGTAACACCGGAACGGAAATCAGTGCACCTAATACatagatatgtacatatatgcatatataggGATCCATAAATCTAATCATTGTTTAGTTGTGCATTAAAAAGAGCACATCTAAAATGAGAAAACCTTAATATATAATCTAAAATGGTATATATCTTTTATTACTCTAAATATAACAATACACACACCGTTCTTCCAATCATCAAGTGTACATTATTTCAGCGCTGGGCGGAAGATTCTTGGGTATGTTGAGCATATTTTCGAAGTAGCTGGCCAACTCTTCGAAATTAACTTCGTCGGGGCTTTGAGCCTGAGCTTCTGTGCCTCCGTTAGGAAAAATATCATCACGTTGACAGGTCTGGGAGACCGTATCGGGATCCCTTGGGATCGATTTAGCCAGTTTCTGTGGCTTGTCCACCTTTGGAATCGTCAAGTTTATGGGGTTTCCGAAACCAGAAATATTTTCGCACTCGCCCATCATGGTTTTAATATCGTAGGCATTGCCAGAAACTCCTTCGGAACGAATTTCAAAGGGATGTTGAATTATTGACTTTCGAGAAAGAAACTTTTGCCTCACTGTATGCGTCGGAATTCGTAGATCATCGAATTTGTTGGAATCCAAAGTTGCCTCTAGTGCGGATTTATCGGAAGTTGTTGCTTCGATTGGATCGGCAGAGATTATCATCTTATGCAGCTCGGAGGACAATTTTTCT carries:
- the LOC6608923 gene encoding uncharacterized protein LOC6608923 is translated as MSIEKLSSELHKMIISADPIEATTSDKSALEATLDSNKFDDLRIPTHTVRQKFLSRKSIIQHPFEIRSEGVSGNAYDIKTMMGECENISGFGNPINLTIPKVDKPQKLAKSIPRDPDTVSQTCQRDDIFPNGGTEAQAQSPDEVNFEELASYFENMLNIPKNLPPSAEIMYT